The following coding sequences are from one Rutidosis leptorrhynchoides isolate AG116_Rl617_1_P2 chromosome 11, CSIRO_AGI_Rlap_v1, whole genome shotgun sequence window:
- the LOC139875141 gene encoding F-box/FBD/LRR-repeat protein At1g13570-like: MGNNYNTKRRLVTCTEVDRFSNLPENLIDLILEKLPIQDAVKTHVLSKRWRYKWTSMRSLVLDKRFSEKFAKKGAFGHNGFIRITNQIFYFLKGPILKLHLHIPNMILDSFQEVDQWMLSLSRDGVRELVIINKKRRYQLPCYFFRCLELRKLKLGNCIIKPSLEFQGFLYLKNLSLKNIEFGANLHGTIINIPQLKKLKLFECTNVYNFKIKSTKLFVLVVISCPDATKNIPKWLPHPANSLELLTLYEFKFGDLFQLQGVLCILRNSPNLERLDFDYQDLENMHLDLDVKPALAYLEAFDCLHQTLNGLKTINIMDVERSRPLLLFIKLLLEHSPTLEKISIRPRETSDANEKFNFAKDVIRFPRASSKAELVYLDP; encoded by the exons ATGG gtaataattataatactaagagGAGGCTTGTAACTTGTACCGAAGTGGATAGATTCAGTAACTTGCCCGAGAATTTGATTGACTTGATTTTAGAGAAGCTTCCAATTCAAGATGCTGTGAAGACACATGTTTTATCAAAAAGATGGAGGTACAAATGGACCTCAATGAGGTCGCTGGTTCTTGATAAACGTTTCTCTGAAAAGTTTGCCAAAAAAGGAGCTTTTGGTCATAATGGGTTTATTAGGATCACAAACCAAATCTTTTACTTTCTAAAGGGTCCTATCTTAAAGTTACATCTTCACATACCAAACATGATTCTTGATAGCTTTCAAGAAGTCGATCAGTGGATGTTATCCTTGTCAAGAGACGGTGTTAGAGAACTTGTCATTATTAATAAAAAACGACGTTATCAACTTCCATGTTATTTTTTTCGTTGTCTAGAATTAAGAAAGCTCAAACTTGGAAACTGTATCATTAAACCATCACTCGAGTTTCAAGGGTTTCTCTATCTCAAAAATCTCTCGCTCAAGAATATTGAATTTGGGGCTAACTTGCATGGAACTATCATCAACATACCACAACTTAAGAAGTTGAAACTGTTTGAATGCACCAATGTTTACAATTTCAAGATCAAGTCTACAAAGTTGTTTGTGTTAGTGGTCATAAGTTGCCCTGATGCAACCA AAAATATTCCCAAGTGGCTTCCACACCCTGCTAATAGTTTAGAGTTACTCACCTTATACGAATTCAAATTTGGTGATTTGTTTCAACTTCAAGGTGTTTTATGCATTCTTCGGAACTCGCCTAACTTAGAACGACTTGATTTCGATTATCAG GATCTTGAGAACATGCATTTGGATTTGGATGTGAAACCAGCATTAGCTTATTTGGAAGCGTTTGACTGTTTGCACCAAACATTGAATGGATTAAAAACTATAAATATAATGGATGTCGAAAGATCAAGACCTTTGTTGCTCTTTATAAAGCTTTTACTTGAGCATTCTCCCACTCTTGAAAAGATATCAATCCGACCCCGTGAAACTAGTGATGCGAATGAAAAATTCAACTTCGCTAAGGATGTTATACGGTTCCCACGAGCTTCCTCGAAAGCAGAACTTGTCTACTTGGATCCTTAA